Proteins found in one Cataglyphis hispanica isolate Lineage 1 chromosome 15, ULB_Chis1_1.0, whole genome shotgun sequence genomic segment:
- the LOC126855047 gene encoding glutamate decarboxylase isoform X1, whose translation MDNVQMIGTKITAIKEYLYNFARTHSPTRLMSSENTYSLSKEHCNLKYSDILPHNVESYPATKEFLMKVVDILLDFVKSTNDRNAKVLDFHHPADMMRLLDLEIPDTGLTLQQLLLDCSTTLKYQVKTGHPHFFNQLSCGLDLVSMAGEWLTATANTNMFTYEIAPVFILMEHVVLQKMRELIGWNGGDSILAPGGSISNLYAFLAARHKMFPYYKEKGLSAIGGQLVMFTSDQCHYSVKSCASVCGLGTDNCVMVPSDERGRIIPSKLEELILERKAKGHIPFFVNATAGTTVIGAFDPIPEIADICQKYKLWLHVDAAWGGGLLLSRKYRHPRLSGIERADSVTWNPHKLMGALLQCSTIHFKEDGLLISCNQMSAEYLFMTDKLYDVRYDTGDKVIQCGRHNDIFKLWLQWRAKGTEGFEKHMDRLMELSEYMVRRIKQMSDKYYLILEPEMVNVCFWYLPTRVRNMPHTAERIKILGEICPILKGRMMQAGTLMVGYQPDDRRPNFFRNIISSAAVTEADVDFLLTEMDRLGHDL comes from the exons ATGGACAATGTGCAAATGATCGGCACTAAAATCACAGCGATCAAGGAATACTTATAT AATTTTGCACGAACGCATTCACCCACGAGACTAATGAGTTCCGAAAATACCTATTCGCTCTCCAAGGAGCATTGCAACTTGAAGTATTCGG ACATTCTGCCTCATAATGTGGAAAGCTATCCGGCCACTAAAGAGTTTTTGATGAAGGTAGTGGATATTCTACTAGACTTTGTCAAATCAACAAATGATAGGAATGCGAAAGTTCTCGATTTTCATCATCCTGCCGACATGATGCGCCTGCTCGATCTGGAAATACCTGATACCGGATTGACTCTTCAACAACTCCTACTCGATTGTTCTACGACTTTAAAGTATCAAGTGAAAACAG gGCATCcacattttttcaatcaacTGTCATGCGGCCTCGATTTAGTATCTATGGCCGGTGAATGGCTAACCGCGACAGCGAACACGAACATGTTTACCTACGAAATCGCTCCCGTGTTTATTCTTATGGAACATGTCGTCCTACAAAAAATGCGAGAGCTTATAGGCTGGAATGGCGGTGATTCTATTCTCGCTCCAGGAGGCTCTATTAGCAATCTTTACGCTTTTCTCGCGGCCAGGCATAAAATGTTCCCGTACTATAAAGAAAAAGGGCTCTCGGCTATCGGAGGACAGTTGGTTATGTTTACGTCCGATCAG TGCCATTATTCTGTGAAATCATGCGCTTCCGTTTGCGGTCTCGGAACGGATAACTGTGTGATGGTGCCTAGCGATGAGCGTGGTCGCATTATTCCATCGAAGTTGGAGGAATTAATTCTGGAGCGTAAGGCCAAAGGTCACATACCGTTCTTCGTAAATGCCACTGCGGGAACAACGGTTATTGGCGCATTTGATCCGATCCCGGAAATCGCTGATATCTGTCAAAAGTACAAGCTCTGGCTGCATGTCGAC GCGGCTTGGGGTGGTGGACTGCTTCTGTCGAGAAAGTATAGGCATCCGAGATTATCTGGCATCGAACG AGCCGACTCGGTAACATGGAATCCTCATAAACTTATGGGAGCATTGCTTCAATGTTCAACTATTCATTTTAAGGAAGAC GGGCTACTGATCAGCTGTAACCAAATGTCCGCGGAATATCTGTTTATGACGGACAAACTGTACGACGTGAGGTACGACACTGGCGATAAGGTCATTCAATGCGGACGTCACAATGATATTTTCAAGCTTTGGTTGCAATGGCGCGCCAAG gGCACAGAAGGTTTCGAGAAACACATGGATCGGCTGATGGAGTTGTCGGAGTACATGGTTAGAAGAATTAAACAAATGTCCGACAAGTATTATCTGATTCTTGAGCCTGAAATGGTGAATGTCTGTTTCTGGTACCTACCTACACGCGTGCGAAACATGCCACATACcgcagaaagaataaaaattttgggcGAG ATTTGTCCAATCTTGAAAGGTCGCATGATGCAAGCTGGCACGCTGATGGTTGGTTATCAGCCGGACGATCGACGGCCCAACTTCTTCAGGAATATTATCTCCAGTGCCGCCGTGACGGAGGCCGACGTCGATTTCCTGTTAACCGAGATGGATCGATTGGGTCATGACTTGTAA
- the LOC126855047 gene encoding glutamate decarboxylase isoform X2, producing MSSENTYSLSKEHCNLKYSDILPHNVESYPATKEFLMKVVDILLDFVKSTNDRNAKVLDFHHPADMMRLLDLEIPDTGLTLQQLLLDCSTTLKYQVKTGHPHFFNQLSCGLDLVSMAGEWLTATANTNMFTYEIAPVFILMEHVVLQKMRELIGWNGGDSILAPGGSISNLYAFLAARHKMFPYYKEKGLSAIGGQLVMFTSDQCHYSVKSCASVCGLGTDNCVMVPSDERGRIIPSKLEELILERKAKGHIPFFVNATAGTTVIGAFDPIPEIADICQKYKLWLHVDAAWGGGLLLSRKYRHPRLSGIERADSVTWNPHKLMGALLQCSTIHFKEDGLLISCNQMSAEYLFMTDKLYDVRYDTGDKVIQCGRHNDIFKLWLQWRAKGTEGFEKHMDRLMELSEYMVRRIKQMSDKYYLILEPEMVNVCFWYLPTRVRNMPHTAERIKILGEICPILKGRMMQAGTLMVGYQPDDRRPNFFRNIISSAAVTEADVDFLLTEMDRLGHDL from the exons ATGAGTTCCGAAAATACCTATTCGCTCTCCAAGGAGCATTGCAACTTGAAGTATTCGG ACATTCTGCCTCATAATGTGGAAAGCTATCCGGCCACTAAAGAGTTTTTGATGAAGGTAGTGGATATTCTACTAGACTTTGTCAAATCAACAAATGATAGGAATGCGAAAGTTCTCGATTTTCATCATCCTGCCGACATGATGCGCCTGCTCGATCTGGAAATACCTGATACCGGATTGACTCTTCAACAACTCCTACTCGATTGTTCTACGACTTTAAAGTATCAAGTGAAAACAG gGCATCcacattttttcaatcaacTGTCATGCGGCCTCGATTTAGTATCTATGGCCGGTGAATGGCTAACCGCGACAGCGAACACGAACATGTTTACCTACGAAATCGCTCCCGTGTTTATTCTTATGGAACATGTCGTCCTACAAAAAATGCGAGAGCTTATAGGCTGGAATGGCGGTGATTCTATTCTCGCTCCAGGAGGCTCTATTAGCAATCTTTACGCTTTTCTCGCGGCCAGGCATAAAATGTTCCCGTACTATAAAGAAAAAGGGCTCTCGGCTATCGGAGGACAGTTGGTTATGTTTACGTCCGATCAG TGCCATTATTCTGTGAAATCATGCGCTTCCGTTTGCGGTCTCGGAACGGATAACTGTGTGATGGTGCCTAGCGATGAGCGTGGTCGCATTATTCCATCGAAGTTGGAGGAATTAATTCTGGAGCGTAAGGCCAAAGGTCACATACCGTTCTTCGTAAATGCCACTGCGGGAACAACGGTTATTGGCGCATTTGATCCGATCCCGGAAATCGCTGATATCTGTCAAAAGTACAAGCTCTGGCTGCATGTCGAC GCGGCTTGGGGTGGTGGACTGCTTCTGTCGAGAAAGTATAGGCATCCGAGATTATCTGGCATCGAACG AGCCGACTCGGTAACATGGAATCCTCATAAACTTATGGGAGCATTGCTTCAATGTTCAACTATTCATTTTAAGGAAGAC GGGCTACTGATCAGCTGTAACCAAATGTCCGCGGAATATCTGTTTATGACGGACAAACTGTACGACGTGAGGTACGACACTGGCGATAAGGTCATTCAATGCGGACGTCACAATGATATTTTCAAGCTTTGGTTGCAATGGCGCGCCAAG gGCACAGAAGGTTTCGAGAAACACATGGATCGGCTGATGGAGTTGTCGGAGTACATGGTTAGAAGAATTAAACAAATGTCCGACAAGTATTATCTGATTCTTGAGCCTGAAATGGTGAATGTCTGTTTCTGGTACCTACCTACACGCGTGCGAAACATGCCACATACcgcagaaagaataaaaattttgggcGAG ATTTGTCCAATCTTGAAAGGTCGCATGATGCAAGCTGGCACGCTGATGGTTGGTTATCAGCCGGACGATCGACGGCCCAACTTCTTCAGGAATATTATCTCCAGTGCCGCCGTGACGGAGGCCGACGTCGATTTCCTGTTAACCGAGATGGATCGATTGGGTCATGACTTGTAA
- the LOC126855068 gene encoding uncharacterized protein LOC126855068: MTPTFYWVFLLALVGRAASVPQPLVVDACALICNPGAETESERERDEKLYPRYPKVDCKLQSDSEEHQAWVIASHCLKLCNRELSYASEANCFAMRSSLGANLGCYCEAFTPLSPNTMRLHESWRLNFLVKELATDILDVIANSPLDKMILCDIHKEMLSNIQLAKLKNGTFESCYNETAESSIPEPKAESLRVLPVAEPLYNTQIPSKATEDLKSKEPEEDRMLNDHPHSRRERDTLKIPYLLTDDLLQDDQEIFSPIEKREEKREEEREEEREEEREEEREEKREEKREKSPKKEPEIEATEDVMNIEKNSSETDKFDTEICQTCKIYCASNFNEKVDKFCQCKTLATRCQNL; this comes from the coding sequence ATGACGCCTACGTTCTATTGGGTGTTCCTGTTGGCGTTGGTGGGCCGCGCCGCGAGCGTGCCGCAGCCTCTCGTGGTGGACGCCTGCGCTCTCATCTGCAACCCCGGAGCAGAAACCGAGTCCGAACGAGAGCGGGATGAGAAGCTATATCCTCGATATCCCAAGGTGGATTGCAAACTCCAGTCCGACTCCGAAGAGCATCAGGCGTGGGTTATTGCCAGCCACTGCTTGAAACTGTGCAATCGCGAGTTATCATATGCCTCGGAAGCTAATTGTTTCGCTATGAGATCATCTCTCGGAGCGAATTTAGGATGTTATTGTGAAGCTTTCACACCTTTGAGTCCGAATACTATGCGTCTCCATGAAAGTTGGAGGCTCAATTTCTTAGTGAAGGAGCTGGCGACTGACATCCTCGACGTAATCGCCAATTCACCTCTCGATAAAATGATTCTATGTGATATTCACAAGGAGATGCTTTCCAACATTCAGTTGGCGAAATTAAAGAACGGAACTTTTGAGAGTTGCTACAATGAAACCGCCGAATCTAGTATCCCAGAGCCTAAGGCTGAATCACTCAGAGTACTTCCTGTAGCAGAACCTCTTTATAACACACAAATTCCGAGCAAAGCGACCGAAGACTTGAAGAGTAAAGAACCTGAGGAAGATAGAATGCTAAATGATCATCCACATTCTAGACGTGAGCGGGATACCCTGAAGATACCTTATCTGCTTACGGACGACCTGCTACAAGATGaccaagaaattttttctcccatagaaaagagagaagaaaagagagaagaagagagagaagaagagagagaagaagagagagaagaagagagagaagaaaagagagaagaaaagagagaaaaatcgcCAAAAAAAGAGCCGGAGATAGAGGCCACAGAAGATGTGAtgaatatcgagaaaaattctAGCGAAACAGACAAATTTGATACTGAAATATGCCAaacatgcaaaatttattgtgcGTCTAACTTTAACGAAAaagttgataaattttgtcaatGTAAAACACTTGCCACGAGATgtcaaaatctataa
- the LOC126855091 gene encoding SIFamide-related peptide, whose protein sequence is MVSIRLTFALAIIMVIFSINAAYKKPPFNGSIFGKRSNTVTDYEFTNRALSAICEVASETCTAWMSRQESN, encoded by the exons ATGGTTTCCATCCGTCTTACTTTCGCTCTCGCTATTATTATGGTAATCTTCAGCATAAATGCTGCCTACAAAAAACCACCCTTCAATGGTAGCATATTCGGAAAACGATCTAATACTGTGACTG attacGAATTTACCAACCGTGCTCTGTCAGCTATTTGTGAAGTCGCCAGCGAAACATGCACCGCTTGGATGTCTCGCCAAGAATCCAACTGA